The genomic window ATAAATGCAGGTATATTTGCTGAAATTTGTTGAGATTAATAGGTTTACAAGTTCAAAACTTGATTTAGAAGTTCAAAACTCGATTTAGAAGTTCAAAACTCGATTTAGAAGTTCAAAACTCGATTTAGAAGTTCAAAACTCGATTTAGAAGTTCAAAACTTGATTTAGAAGTTCAAAACTTGATTTACGAGTTCAAAACCAGCTTGTAGGGTCAGTTGTCGCGCAACGCAATGCACCAAATCAATCAATGTTTATTAGTTGAGCAGGATGAACCTTTTGTGGAACGCTACAGTAAACAAGCAGAAGGTTGGTTGCTCAGTGATTTTAGCGGCTTAGAGGTATCTATTTCTTTGGATTCAGTTGCGATCGCATTATCGATGGCGGAAATTTATCGCGGCGTTGTTTTTGAGTAAATATTTTCGTTATATCTCTGCATAACATATATGTTTGTGTAGCCCCAGTATCTAGTATAGGTAGGGTGTGTTGTCGCGTAGCGCAACGCACCACATCAATTATGGGCATCCTAAAAACAAACGCCATTTCCTCACGCCCATGCCCAACTACCGTAGACCCCATATTCTTGGTGGCACCTACTTTATCACTCAAGTTACCTACCAACGACAACCTTGGCTTTGCTCCGATATCGGGCGCACTGCTCTCCGTGCCGCGCTTAATCATGTCCGCAAGAATTACCCTTTTTCTATTGATGCCTTTGTTTTACTACCAGATCACTTTCATAGTCTATGGACTTTGCCTGAAGGAGATAGGAATATATCGATACGAATGCTCTTAATCAAACGCTTTGTGACCAAATACTATGGGCATCAGCTAGGGCTTGATATAGGTATCTCCCGTTCACGAGAAAAGCGAAAAGAAGGAAACTTATGGCAACGCCGTTTCTGGGAGCATTTAATTCGAGATGATGTTGATTTTACTAATCATTGTGACTACATCCACTATAATCCTGTGCGGCATCAGCTTTGTGAATCACCGCAGCAATGGACTTTTTCGAGTATTCATCGTTTTATTCAACAAAAGATTTACCCGTTAGATTGGGGCGGTGATGGTCAGGTTCAGCTTTCGTCGGATATTTGGGATGTTTGAAACGATGGTGCGTTGCGCTTTGCGACAACGCACCCTACATTAGAGATGCTGATAAGTTACATAAGACTTGGAAAGTTTTTATTGACTCTTTAAGTGCTGCGATCGAGGAAAGTATTTAAAAGTAGGGTGCGTTGTCGCATAGCGCAACGCACCACATCAATTTTATTAGCAAATTTAACTACACTTATAAACAAACTCCATTTTCAACTTTTCAATTTCAAGCTTTAACTTATCATTCTCCATCCTCAAATTAGCATTTTCCTCCCTAATCAACTCAACTTCATTCTTTTTACTCAACGCCTGATTAATTGCCAACTTCCGCATATCCAGCGAAAACCAACGCTGATAAGTTTGGGTGTGAACCTGCACACTATGCCCCAAATTATCTGCTGCCGCTTTAATTGGTATCCCCAAAATATGCGCCCGAATTGCCCAAGCGTGGCGTAAGTCATAGGGCTTAAAATCCAATCCAATTTTACGAAACCACCAACTAACTCGCTGTGTTAATGCCGTTATCTCCGCATGATTAGTGTTGTCTTTTTTAGCGATCGCACTCCCCAACATTTCTAAATATTTAGGATTTCTCAAATCAAAGTCCGAAATCCATTGCCTATATAGCGGTAATGCTTCTCTTTCCCCAGTCTTACAATCCTTATGAACTTTCCATGTCAAATCTGCATTTTCTTTGCTTAACCACCAATCAATATCAGGATTAATAAAAAGCTCCCGTGGACGTAAACCAAAAACTGCTAACATTCCATAAGTCCAGCGCCAAAGCTGCCAGCTATCTTGAACATTTTGATTAACTTGATTACCTCTGCTATTCAGGTAATCTTCAAACTTAATAATTCCTTCATATACTTTCACATCTGTAGGTATATTACGGGAATTATTTTCCGGTATCTTAGAATATTTAGATAAATCAATTTCGATTTTAAATGTCAAGCAAAATGCAGATATCGCCCTAGCTGCGTTATACTTAGCCCATTCTTTATCGATTTGTTCAATTGAACTTATCAGATTTTCCGCAGTCGCTAAATCTTTGACATTAGTGAATCGTTTAGTGCGGGAAAAGTAATAAAAAAAACTATGTTCGCTTTTGGTAGTCCGTTGATGAGTTTTAAAATACTCTTCTTCAAATTGTTCGAGTAATTCTCCTATGGTTTTAAAATCTTTTCTAATTGCCTCATTTCCTAAATATTTATCATTCCACTCAAAAGTTTTACGAGCGATTAATTTCCCTAATTCATAAGCTTCTTCCTCAGCCGTCTTGAGTCCATCCAAGTTAGCAGGAATATTCAAGCTGAGATTGTATTGCTTTCTCCCAGTACCATTGCTATCTTTGTCTCCCGGTTTAATTGGTAACGTCGCCCGTAACTGCAAACTTCCATTCGATTCTCTAATTGTCACCTTTGCCTTTGCAGACTTCAAACGCAGATTAACTTTCTCTAATTCTAGTGGTACTTTCGTTCTCATGTGTTCTTTTTGCTGCTGTGCTTGCAGAGATGAGCAAAAAAACGGGTGATTTCTAATCGCCCTGGCTCAGGACAACATTTAGATGATGCGTGAGTCCGAAACCTGATTATGCATCGCTGTTTTTTAGCCTATATTTAGCCTAAAAATAAATGTGTTATCAGCGAACAATGTTTAGCACAGACATTGCTTACTGCAAACATTAGGCTGGTTAGAGCTATTGAACCACAAAAAGGATTACTCCGGTCCTTATCACGGTTATGACGGCTTCGCCATCTTCGCACGCGACATGGACTTGGCACTCAACAGCCCAACCTGGGGATTAATTGGCGCTCCTTGGAATGAAAAAGCTAACGCTAAGAAGGCTGTAGCAAAAGCTGAAGCTAAAGTTGAAGCTAAAGCTGCCGTCTAGGGAAATGAGAGCTAGATAAGTAGGGATAGCCTGGGGCTAAAACCCCAGGGGGGAGTTGGGAATCCAAAATTCAAAATTAAAAATGAAAATTAATTTTGGTTTTTGCACTTTGAATTTTGAATCATATTCCCACCTCCCACTCCCGCCTCAAATTCTCATTCCTCGATAAGTAAAGAATTCAGTAAGCTTGGAGATCCAGAAATGCCTCAGAATCCAGAAAAAATTCAAGATCACGTAGAGTTATTCCACCAACCAGAGTACAAACAGCTATTTCAAAACAAAAAGCAGTTTGAAAATGGTCACGAAGCCGAAGAAGTAGAACGGGTTGCAGAATGGACGAAAAGTTGGGATTATCGTGAAAAGAACTTCGCTCGTGAAGCTTTAACCGTTAACCCTGCTAAAGGCTGCCAACCATTGGGAGCAATCTTTGCTGCTGTTGGTTTTGAAGGTACTCTACCTTTTGTTCAAGGTTCTCAAGGTTGCGTTGCTTACTTCCGCACCCACTTAACCCGTCACTACAAAGAACCATTCTCTGGTGTATCTTCTTCAATGACTGAAGATGCAGCCGTGTTTGGTGGTCTGCAAAACATGATTGACGGGTTGGCGAACTCTTACCAACTCTACAAGCCCAAGATGATTGCTGTCTGCACCACCTGTATGGCAGAAGTAATCGGTGATGACTTGCAGTCTTTCATCAACAACGCCAAGGAAGCTGGTTCAGTTCCTCAAGATTTCCCAGTACCCTACGCTCACACCCCTAGTTTTGTTGGCTCCCACATCACTGGTTACGACAACATGATGAAGGGAATTCTTTCTAACTTGACAGCAGGTCATAAGAAAGAAACCAGCAACGGCAAGATCAACTTCATCCCAGGTTTTGACACCTACGTAGGCAACAACCGCGAAATCAAGCGGATTGCTTCCCTGTTCGGCTTAGACTACACCATTCTAGCTGACAACAGCGACTACCTGGATTCACCTAATACAGGTGAGTTCGATATGTACCCAGGTGGTACAAAGATTGAAGATGCAGAAGATTCAATTAATGCTATAGCTACAATTGCTCTGCAAGCACACTCCACTCTCAAGACTCGTGAGTACATTCAAAAAGAGTGGAAGCAACCAACCGCAGTTTGCCGTCCTTGGGGTATTAAGGGTACTGATGAGTTATTGATGAAAATCAGCGAACTTAGTGGTTTACCCATTCCCGAAGAATTGGAAATTGAACGCGGTCGGGCAGTTGATGCCATGACTGACTCTCACTCATGGATTCACGGCAAGCGCTTCGCTATCTACGGTGAACCAGATTTAGTATACAGCGTAACTGGCTTTATGCTGGAAATGGGTGCTGAACCTGTGCATATCTTGGTTAACAACAGCAACGAAGTATTTGAAGCAGAAATGAAAGAACTGCTCGCTTCTAGCCCCTTCGGTAGGAATGCAACTGTTTGGCCTGGTAAAGACTTGTGGCACATGCGTTCTCTAATGTTCACCGAACCTGTAGACTTCCTTGTCGGTAACACCTACGGTAAGTACCTGTGGCGCGACACCAAGATTCCCCTCGTGAGAATCGGCTACCCGATCATGGATCGTCACCACTTACACCGCTACGCCACCATTGGTTACCAAGGTATAATCAACCTCCTCAACTGGACTGTAAATACCCTGTTTGAAGAAATCGATCGCAACACCAACATTCCTTCTAAGACAGATATTTCCTACGACTTGATTCGTTAGAAATTGCGTAGAAACACAACGTGTTAATTAAGGGCGGAAATAATTCGTAATTCGTAATTCATAATTCGTAATTATGAATTATTTCCACCTTTTTCTTTGTAGCATTTACCTGAGCTGTTCAATAAATGGAAACCATCAATCATACTCACGACCACACTCATCCTCATCCTAATTACCATCCACCTAACTATAAAAAGCCAGGGAAGTTTAACAATCTTCTCAATCCGTTGCGCCGTGTAGTGGATGGAATTCAGGTTAAAAATAATCGCATAGCTCATCTAATTTGCCAAACAATTCCTTGTTGTTGTCCCTTTGAGCGACAAATTAAATTATTTGGGCGGTCTATTGATATCCCACCACTGTGTAAACTCAATCCTTTATATGACGAATTTGTAGGATTGCGTTTCCGTGCTTTATCTTACCTCGCTGATGAATGTGGAGAGGATGTCAAAAAATACATTTGTTAGTCATTAGTCATTAATCATTAGTCATTAGTCATTAGTTATTAGTTATTAGTTATTCAAATAACAAAGGACAAATGACAAAGAACAACTGCCATCCAGCACGAAAAGA from Nostoc sp. UHCC 0926 includes these protein-coding regions:
- a CDS encoding REP-associated tyrosine transposase, producing the protein MPNYRRPHILGGTYFITQVTYQRQPWLCSDIGRTALRAALNHVRKNYPFSIDAFVLLPDHFHSLWTLPEGDRNISIRMLLIKRFVTKYYGHQLGLDIGISRSREKRKEGNLWQRRFWEHLIRDDVDFTNHCDYIHYNPVRHQLCESPQQWTFSSIHRFIQQKIYPLDWGGDGQVQLSSDIWDV
- a CDS encoding Mo-dependent nitrogenase C-terminal domain-containing protein; translation: METINHTHDHTHPHPNYHPPNYKKPGKFNNLLNPLRRVVDGIQVKNNRIAHLICQTIPCCCPFERQIKLFGRSIDIPPLCKLNPLYDEFVGLRFRALSYLADECGEDVKKYIC
- the nifK gene encoding nitrogenase molybdenum-iron protein subunit beta translates to MPQNPEKIQDHVELFHQPEYKQLFQNKKQFENGHEAEEVERVAEWTKSWDYREKNFAREALTVNPAKGCQPLGAIFAAVGFEGTLPFVQGSQGCVAYFRTHLTRHYKEPFSGVSSSMTEDAAVFGGLQNMIDGLANSYQLYKPKMIAVCTTCMAEVIGDDLQSFINNAKEAGSVPQDFPVPYAHTPSFVGSHITGYDNMMKGILSNLTAGHKKETSNGKINFIPGFDTYVGNNREIKRIASLFGLDYTILADNSDYLDSPNTGEFDMYPGGTKIEDAEDSINAIATIALQAHSTLKTREYIQKEWKQPTAVCRPWGIKGTDELLMKISELSGLPIPEELEIERGRAVDAMTDSHSWIHGKRFAIYGEPDLVYSVTGFMLEMGAEPVHILVNNSNEVFEAEMKELLASSPFGRNATVWPGKDLWHMRSLMFTEPVDFLVGNTYGKYLWRDTKIPLVRIGYPIMDRHHLHRYATIGYQGIINLLNWTVNTLFEEIDRNTNIPSKTDISYDLIR